The window GCAGGCCTGGTGCGACAGCGCCGCGCTCGCGGTCGCTGGTGCGACGGCCGACAGCGCGGCCTACTCGGACGGCCCGTTTCCGCCCGATCGGGCACTCATCCGAGAGCAGGACGCCGCTGCTGAGCTGCGGATCTACCTCGCGGGTATACAAAACGAACAGGTTTCGGTGGCGTTGAACGTGCAAAATGATCAGATCACACTGGTCTGTACGCGTACGGTCG of the Cryptosporangium minutisporangium genome contains:
- a CDS encoding pilus assembly protein TadG-related protein, which produces MSPGTRARPESGSTLPLILLCVGIALLLIAGVTTASSAFLAQRDLQAWCDSAALAVAGATADSAAYSDGPFPPDRALIREQDAAAELRIYLAGIQNEQVSVALNVQNDQITLVCTRTVVLPFGRLFGIPDGSERIAMSSSRVRWKT